The DNA sequence TGTCACAGGATGCAATGAATCCTGTCCAAGTATCAGAAGGTATTGGGCTACAGGGAATttggaaacacacaaaaccatagACTGTGGCTCATACAGATTTTATCCCAAAACACACATCCCAGGCCTAAAATGTAATAAATCACTTAATTACAATtatgcaacaacaaaacaaaatcagtAACATTTCACCTAGCTTTAGGCTTAAAATAACCTGGAAATATCTACAGTAAACGCTGATCCACAGTGATTTTTTcaatgttataaataaaatcACATACAACATAAAAACTACACACAAACTCTGGCCGGCAGCACGTACCTCTCTTTGTTGACAAGATTCTTACTATAGACACTCCCAAAACACCTCCCACTCACGTCACCCAAGCCCAGCCATGCTACGCTACGCTACGCTATTTTTGCATCACACCACTGCACAGAGTGGACCGAAGGAAATCTTAGACATTGCTACTCTTATGTCATGAGATGCATCACATGTGATCTTAAAATGGTAGACATGAACTTAAACTGCCATTAGGGAGAATCATTGGTGTATACCGGCAGGGTTCGTCCAGAGAGCCTCGCCGGGCTTTACAAAGGGGAAGGCGAGCAGATTGTGTAATGCGCTCACAGAGAGTGGCTGCACTGGCTGCGACACTAAACAGCAGATCACGTGTGCACAGCCCTGCGCCCTGTCAGGCTAAATGacggggaggggaagggaggggaggcgaGAGACGGGTGGAGGGGGGTTTCTTTCAGCTGCGCTCTCACTCCcagcctctgtctcctcctcctcctcctcctcctcagacatCACCACGCCTCCAGCACAACCCCCGTAATGAGGAGCAGGACAAAGCCAGGAGCCAGGGCCTGATTCCTGAGACAGCATGAGACGGGGGCACACAGACAATAATACCCAGCGGAGAGGCTGAGCCATCTCTGGATCTCTCTGCATTCTCCCACACACGGCTGCAAGAGCATGCATGTCACGTTCATGTAGTGTGCCAGGCACTGTCTGCTCCGGTTATTTTCCGGTGGGCAaatggtggggaggggggtcttatGCTTGAGCATGTGGACAATGTCCCTCAAGTATTAGTGTGGACCAGGTGCCAATAGTAGTAAAGGAGAACACAGCTGGGCTAGCTGTCCTTTGTGGCATTATGAAGAATTAAAAACAAGGACTTCTTGCCACATTACAAAGCTTACTCCCAAAAGGAAATGCTTTCAAATGCTTACAAGCAAGTCTATCTAGGAAGCTGCAGATAAACAATCACCTTTTATGCAGTGGATTTTGATGGTCGTCAAAAAGCACATCTGAACTACGCAGAGGCTTGCAGGTGAAAGGGTGTGAAGAAGGAAACGCAACTCGGAGATCAtattcatttgtttagccaTCCGTGTAAACATTAGCAACAACGTGGCTGATGTGTGTGTAACGAGGGCAGGGTGCATGCACAGGCCTTTGTTTACTTCCTCTGGCCCATCTACTTAACAGACGTGTTAGGAAAAAATAACAGTGGCAATGAAGGGTTGTGAAATGCAAATCAACAAGATGGCGCTACAAGCCTGTTTAATGCCGATTTTAAAGATCAAAATGGTCATCAAAAAGAATCCATTATTTAGCGAGACAATGCAGCAGGAGAGAAACATAGAAAGACTGTCCGCCTTGTCCGGTTTAATCACCATCTGCCCTCCGTAACCCAAAATACACTCCTCCTCGCCGCCTCCCGGCCCGTCGTATAAATGTCAGGCCATGATGCAATAGAGCCTTAATTTGCAGACGCCAAAAACATAACAGAGTGACAGCATTGTCCCGGAGGCATCTGTTCCCCTCTTGCCAGAATGACCTCCAGACGGACTGGAGCACAGCCCCGGCCACCAGCTTGTCTGGCCAGTGTGCCAGTCAGTCGCCAGGACGCATAAACAAACCACGCCATTTTGGCTAGAGTGGTACTATACATGGCGGTCATAAGCACCACTTCTCCGAACCCAGGCTCCTACATTATTCCCCAGACACACAGCGGCCTGActggcccccccccaccccccttcaggGCCGGACAGGCAATCAGCAGGACCTGCTGGCTGTTCCAGCAAAGCATTTTCACATGCAAGCGTCGTTCCAAACATGAAGAGGTACCCTCTTAATGAGCAAAGTGTCAGTGAGAAAAATATAGGTTAAAAACGTttgtaaaaaaactaaaaatgcTAAACTTGTTTTTAACCGGACTCCAACATGAAGACAGCTTATTTATTAATGGCTGAAAGTTAAGTCGATCCAAACACACCACATTCTCcagtattatttataataatcccCAAGCATTAAGCCCTTCTAAGAGTCAGACATAATGCACTTTAATGTGGCCTAAATGCGTATTCTTACATAAGAGAGTGCTGTGGACCAGTCTCAGCAATCACTTAAAAGCTTCCCATAAAACTGAAATACcccgtaaaaaataaataaaaacgacaAGCCCTAGTCGTTTGGCCAGGGGCCCCACACAAACATCAAAGCCACGCTAAAATCAGCCCTTAGTATTCGTGCAAGGAGCCGCAGATAGGGTTAACTACAACAGCAGCCCAATCCTCTGGCTCTGTCCAGGCCGTGACACTGCAGCGACCGTTGAGCCAacccagaagagagagagagagagaggctgtgtgaaCCTTAAGAAGTGTACCGCAAACGCTTTAAATGTAGGTTAATGATCAGATACCCAAGCACCGGACCAGAACAATGAAGTCTTTACTTGCGATTATGGGCTAcaaaaggaggggagggagtgggaagccgggggagggggtggggataGGAGCAAAGGTTGGGACCTAGGCGTTGGTCTTCTTCTGCACACGACGGGCCTCAGATTACAACCCTGGCCCTCACGTGAACAGCATGACTGGCAAAACACTGTCCCATTCAAACAGCAGACGGCGTCAAACGCATGGTGTAGCAAGAGCAACCCTACGAACAACAGCTTGCGTGGTACAAGTTAAACAGGGAGCAATCAAGGGAATCAAGCAATCAAGATGAGTACCGgcacaagtttttttttttactaccaTAGTGTTAATACTACTACAGGGTGTCCCCAAACATATTGGGTGTCTGTACAACCAACCATCTGCAGTCGAATGTGACGTTCATGCGTATAACGGGGGACTGTTGTGTGGACCTGGGTTGTGGCATTCGACTTGCTCCCTCTACACCTGTCACAGCTTATCGAGGGTGGTGACATGGAGatagtatcacacacacatacacaccgcgtGGGGCCGCCCGGGTGGCTCTGCATGCTGAGCCAGAGGGCCTTGcgatgatgctgctgctgcagcgctCAGCGTCACGCACACATAGAGTGGCACCACgatggaaaacacaaacaacaacaaaacataaaTGCAACCCTATGATTGGAGTATATCGAGGTCAAGAGTAAAATCACACAAAGCAACACTAGCAAAAGGACCCGGGACCTATGAACACTGCTGTGATCCTctcaagtgtgtgttttgtgtttgaggAGGTTGTCGAGTATGGTCATTCAAGGAGAAACAAATCCAAACTAAACAGGAAATGGCTTGTCTTTGCCATCAGTAAACTTTGGGTGAAAAAGATTGCAGTAGTGAAGCCCATTGTTCACGAATTTCTACTTTTTCATTGAGTAACCCGCATTTCTCCAAGCTGCTCATTCACAAAAAGTGACTTAAAGTCCTCATTAATTATCACTCCCCTAGCACGGGGCATGAACCCCACTTGCTCTGCTCGTTTTAACCTTCAGcaatgagggggtgggggtgggggggggtcatacAACTGCCATTCAAAATAATACCATGCAGATGGAAGGTCGTCATGCATACAAACGGGAGCAGTTAGAAAATACATGATGCCTTTGTCCAGGCCATATGAAAaaaatttctttcttttttttaaagaaatgcttCTATTCATATTGCAATGCATTACAAACTGAATGAAATGGTTTACGAAGATTGGTTTAGCAGCTCTGAAGGGGAATTGTTTATTAAGAGGGAATATTTTACAGTATAATTTATCGTAACCAACTCATCATTTTTAGAATGAACACTAATCTGAGATCTCAAGTAGCAAGTAGCAACAAACTGCATTTACAATTCCCTGATAAGAGGATATTACGTTCTTACTGCTGGTTTTGAGGTGCATAGAGCATGGTATTGGTTACTACTAATGTGCAAACCTTTAGATGATTGAATTATATTTCTTATCATAATGTGCTGCAAGCTCAGATATAATCAAATTGCCATTGGTGCTACTAAATTAGATAAAAGCTTTCCTGCCAATGAATTgatgcacacaaaaaataacagaCTTAAATTGGATGGACTACTGCATGGCTTCAATGCCCAAACAATGTACAAACAATGTGGGTGAGGTGTCATCACCCACACAATTAGGTACTGGTAGAGCATGTACCTAAATGTCAGGCTGTGTAACGAATACAAAACGGTAACGGTTTGGAGGGGTTTCCCCGGAACATAAAAATATCAAATGTGGTCATGCGTCTTGGAGCATGAAAACGAGGAACTTGTAGCATGATGCAGTCTAGTAAACTGTACTAGAACCTCATTAGCAGCAATCAGAATTCAGGGTGTGTGAGATGCAGTGTTGCTGCTCATTTTATTAAGACCCGCAAAACATGGTCCCTCTCCGTCAAATACAAACCAAGCTTGAGATGGGTAACCTGCCTGCACAGAACACATTAAAGGCTGATCCTCTTCTCAAGTACAAAAGATGCTGTACGGAGGAAAGGCATGGCCATCGTATTACTCTGCATAAGAAGGGATGCAGTCATGGAGGAAAGGATTTTAGCATTGAGCTTGGTCCCTGATTTAACAATTCGATAAACCTGTTAAAGCATCGTCGTTTTCTGAAAGAAAGATCCAACGTGATTTGTGCTAGTTTAGAGTATAACTCGTCAGACAAGTCACTAGTTTAGTCATGTCCTTCCTTTTATGCTTGCATCATCCCAaattataaaatacaaaaacactaAATCAACACTTTCTGTGTGGCAGACTTCAATAATGGTCCAAAGAGAGAGTAAAGCAGGTCAGAGTCGTCCGGTTGCTTTGGTCATCAAAAATATATCTTCCGGATCATCCGTGTTAAGCCGTTGCGAGGCAGATTTCAGTTTAGGAAACTACCAGGATAAGCAGGGCTTGTTTACAACCCCGGATTTGCTATTGCCAAACCAAGCTGTAGAAAGATGAATAGATATATTTGGTTGCAATATTTTGATTACGGATATCCACTGCACCCAATACAAAAGAAAGCATAATAACCACTTTCATTTACCACATATATAAATGACCATATGTCCATTTCCCCATTACTAAACAGATTATACTAGTCTGGTTTCATTGATTATTCTGGACAACACACCGATAGAAATGGTGCAATCCTAGCGAATAAATGCTACAGATACCAAAAAAAGATGGACATCAGCCAGTTAGCACTCAATATTAATTTCCATATGGACTATGTCAACATTATGTGATGGGGGGGGCCGTAATGCCACTGATCTCTCAGAAGAGGGCTTGCGCCATCAAAGTACTAATTGATGCTAGCAAATGTGATATGTAAAGCAAACACGTCAGAAGTAAATTGTCCCTCCCTAGCCACAAATTCAAGGGGAAATAAGCAACTCTTCAATGAGTTATCAAATGCAAAAACGTAAACATCATAGCTCAAACAAAAGAAACGTTGAAATTATGACGAGCTCCAGAATAATGAACCTGAATGTATGCCTCATTCAAATACTAGATATAAATTCAGCCTAGACTATAAACCGAATAAGGATCGGTCATGCTTCCACTTGAAAGTTGGTATGCAGATGTTTTTTGGTATTTGGCCAATCCTACTGACAATACAATTCCCTTGTCCGACAACGTTACCTCTACTTTATATTTGAATTGAGTCGAGCGTGCTGCGCTTTTATGTAACACAAAGATATTATCAACGTTAATGTTAGTAAATTATTAAATGACGCAATTCAGTTCACGTGTTCAGTTGGTCCTGGACATAATTATCCCACTTGTTTCATGAATGACGTTAAATGTCGATTTAtaattaaggatcatgctttcaTCATGGATTTGATATGGGTTCACTATATGTTATATGGTTTTGTTCTATTATTCCCCTTTGAAAATAAATGCCTGCATAATCGTTATGTCCCACGTTAAACCGGTCAGGTTACGTTCGGAGTGGTTACCGAACAGACGGCCATGTAAAACAGACAGCTTTTGTATCAGTAACACACCCCCAAGAAGGTCGCGCTAAAGCATTACTCTCCTACATGAAAGCCAAAACCAAAAGTTAACCATAGCATTCCTTGATCCACAGTTCATCGTGTTATGCTTTCTACATCTATCACAAATAAAACGATCAACGATAACTAGGATTGGATTTCCTCCGTGCCAGCTTGTCATGTCTACAACCAGCGGTGTGAATTACTGAGCGCTAAAAATGCTCTGTAAACGTGAGCTATCGCTTGCATACGCAAACACAAGGCGCCAGCGTTAACGTTGCGTCGTGGAATAACGTTTGACGCGTATTTCTCCGTGGATAAGCGAGCGGCGTTCAATGACCCAACAGTCCACATCATGTGAAACGTTCATTTGGCATATTTCAGAAGAGAACAAAACAGCCCGAAACAAAAGCCCACTGCAGCCCCCTCCCCAGCGGCTAACGCAGCTAGCTAGCGGGTTCTCATGTAGTGTTTTCAAGCCTACACAGCCCGCTGACTGAGGCTACCCAGTGCACTCCACTGTCGACATTTGGCGGCGCACGTTTCAAAGTGTTCCTATATCCTCACGTTTTTAAACCAGCGGGTAGACGTTCATGAGTTAAGATCGATGGGTCACATTGAAGTAAAGATCACCCGAGGTGTATAACGCACGTGGCACCAAAACTAAACCGaacccacgcaaacacacaacattGCATTTTTGTACGCAGTTTACGTCAAAGTTAGCTCGCTAGCGTTAGCCCGCTCGCTGTAAAACTAGCCAGATGGCTAACTGGGATTCCTCCTATGATCCTAGCCCCGCAAGTAACAAGTCTTGATTTCATTCTTACCTTTAAAATGATTCATGCGCTTCCGCCAACTCATTCGGACTCGATAGTAAACGTATAGTACGCAATACAAACTGATATGTTCTAAATACTGGACGTTAACCGTACCCTACGGCTGTATGACGTTCATTGCTGGTTTGAAAACATCCCAGTCGTTCGTCGACCGTCGTCTCCAAGAAAAGCCTAGCAAAACATGCAACCGacgctctgattggtcgaaAGGAGTCACGTGGTAGTTTGAGCCTCATCTAGCTTATAAGGACCTCGTCTGCGGGATGTAGATGGTATGTCTCACAATTTAACTCCAATTGTGGTTATTAAATGTCAAAATGTTAAGGTGACATCGTTTGTGCTTTTTGTTTAACCATAACTTGTAGAATGTAGCTTCCGAATAGCTGTTGGTTAAATACCTCGTTGTAACGTGGTTGTAAATGAGCACTTGACGTCATCTTTTCCGCTGCTCCGGCCAGTAGCAACGTTATCACGCGTGTAAGCAATATAAAATGTTTTTGACACCTAAAGCCATTATTAAACACGGCTAGTATCTTGCAGCCTGAAACGTAGCCTACATTCAGCCGGGTATTTCTGTGTTGGTGGCGCAGTGACATTTTCACCAGCGGCGGTTACTTTGCGCATGCGCTAAGTTATATTTGTTGCAGAACAAGCTTGAAATCACAAGAGGAAatcggggtgggggaggggcatcGACTAGACACGCATAAACCTCCGTGGTGGGATGAAAATAAGCTGGGTGGCTGCTTCGGCCTGGCGTTGAGAATGCAAATACATGTGCATTGCATTGTAATGCAATACTGCATCACAAGTAGCATTTCGAACATTTAAAGCACAGACCTCTTTATGATATTGCAATATGCTGAATCATTGAGTGACACAGAGAGCCATGTACAGAtacattaatattttatttacatatgCAATCATAAAACATATCAGTCTAGGGATTGGTTGATGCGGCCATCCGTGTTTAGAGGTCTGCTCTCACACCGACCCCCGGCCCGGGTGGCGGTTCAGTCAGAGAAGTTAGACCCCCGGCAGGCTCACAGGAGAAACGACCATTCCTAACGGgcaacaaaaatataaatgtgaataagaaaagaaaaaacaatagcTGTAGCAAGACATTATTTGATTGGAACTAAAATTGTTGTTGGGAATTACCTTGGCCCAGGTGGCGGCACCCTCCCAGCCTTAAGTTCGTCAATAATGTGATCCATGTCCTCGGCAGTGAGGTCCTCCTGGATGCAAAGAAAAAAGATTGATCGTTGATGACACGAACAATGGGGCAAAGGAGGCAAATACACTGCCGCAAGGAAAACATTGCAATCTAGGCAACACAGAACAGCAAGTTAGGGCTAATGCGCGCGCTCTCTTCTGAGTGTTTAAATATAGATGCGGGTAGATTTGTTATTGCCTCAAAATGTCCCTGATGGACGGGATATGGGATATTTTCTGTCCAATGGGGAATTAAAGAGGCCGCGGGGCACCGTTTATGCCCTCCCCAGGGTTTCATCAAGGGGGTATTGGGACCACAAGTCATGGTCTAACACACAGTGGTAAGGAGATTAGTTAGCCATAAAGTTTGCCACTTATCGCCCAGCCGACTGCTACCGTTAAATGGATGTAGAAAGAGATGGCATCCAAGGGTAGATGGCGAACACGTACAGGACACAGGAGTATGATACTACACCATAGTGTTATCAAATCCTCGAAAAGGAAACACTGACTGTTTTTACTAGCGGTTTGCCTTTTTTTCATTGCTCCTGAGCTTTGTTAATCTGAACATGGGGATCTCATTGAGACTTCCATTAGTTATATTGGATCGCTTATAGCATATAGAGAACGCCAGACCATAATCCTTCAATCGGACAAAAGGGTGCCTACGTAACCCAGATACAATGAATGGCTGTTGCTACCCGTTGGAtcttctaaaaatatcaaacatGATATACGAACCATTTTATATGAGCCTCTACCACTCTGTGCATAGGGTGCACAGAGTGGTACAGGCAGGGAATACTCACATAGTAGTTGTCATTGATTTGAACCATGGGAGCGTTCACACAAGCACCCAGACATTCAACCTCAATGAGGGTGAACATCTTGTCGGGTGTAGTCTCCCCCACCTTGATACCTGGAGAAGACATTGAAAACACAGGCCCCTATGTTTAGTCTCCAATCACACTGCAAATGAGGGACTTCAATTAAGCCAATCATGCTAATAATCTAAAAACATCACAAATTCAATAGGAAGTGTATATTGAATTCCTAAGGACATATGATGTACATTTATGCCATGGTTATTGGATACATGTGGCCATACAGTTTCCATTCTGCAAAGCCCTAGTGCGATGTGATGATTGCAAtaactttggggggggggggggggggggggggggggggggggggggggggacagaggaatGGACCAAGGTATCAGATTTAAAGTTAATTCTAGCTGAACAGGGTACATTAAATTCTTAGTGTGGAGATATGTTTGCAGGGTTTGTCACTTGTACTTTTCGAAGTGTTGTTATTGTGGCCATGTTTAGGGCTCTCTCATTCCATTTATGGTCCCTGAATCAGCTCCCCTATTTCACAATGAAAGCCCTTCAATCATTTTATGCAAATCTATTGTAGTGTTTTGAAACCGAAGTAGACCATCCACTGTGGCTGAATAACAATATGTCACATCAGCAAAGCTAGTCCACTTCATCCTTTGTTGAGTGAATTCAATTACCTGGGGCGCGGGGAAATAAATTACCAAGCACCACagtatctgtatgtgtgggttgttttttttactcttAATAGGATTTGACATTAGCTTCCATTGTTAACCACTGACACAATTATCGCTAGTTTCTGGATTCAGACCAGGCGTGTAATACCTTTTTACTTAAAAACAACCGTCAAGTGCTCAAAAAAAGTAGGACGATGATGCAGCTGTAAATGTGCACATCTGTCCTCAATCTCAAAGAACCTATAAGAAGGCATGTTGGTCTTTTCTGTCGGGGTCCTTATTTTGATACGGTGAGCCAGTTTGGTTACCCAGTTTGGTTTTGAGGGCCTCCAGGATGCTGTCGGAGTTGCAGAGCATGCAGGGGGTCGTGGTGCAGATCTGGATGAAGTACTTCCCCACCGGCTGACGCAGGAACATGGTGTAGAACGTCGCCACCTCATACACTCTCATCGGAGCGACTTCCAGCACCTCTGCAACCTGCACCAAAACATGCACTCAAATCATTACTTTAGTGCTCTGAAAAGAACGAGGGCACCTAGGGGTCTCGCTTCAGACAAACATTCCAATTGCAGAAATGTCATTTGTCTGAGTTGTTTGGTCGTTCCAGGCCAGGAAATTGCTATTGGTAGTTCCATTTGTCCATCTATCCTAAAGAAACTATGAATATTTAATCCAACATTTTCAATAAAGTCAATTTGCACAGAGATTTGATTATTGCAATGGTATTATTGAACACGTTCAGGCCCAATCAAATTATTCCTGTTTTAATCGCACctaagaaaacacattgttgtggTGACAGCTAGTTCACATATCTATCTGTGTGATTGTCTACATTATAAGAGCATTATTGAATCGGAAATTAACATTGGATGGGATTCTGGGAACAAAAGAACAGCATGTACCGGACAGCCAAGAGACTTGATTAGGAACAGCCGTACCTTGTTCATGGCAGAGATGGGTAGCCATCCATGTTGCCTCTGGGCTAAATCCAGAACTGGAATAGTGGCTGCCTGCTTGTGACCCACTGGGTACATAGAGATGATCGCATCAATTCTCTAGGGGAGAAAGACATTgggaaaaaattataaataatgtagAATTACATAACAATCAGGAGAActgtttctttattaatttcaACTATACAGCACTCTTAAATAACAATTACCCTTGATTAAAGAgtcatttatattttacatcTAACATACCTTTAGGTTCTCCGCAGTGAATTCAAAAGGGGTATCAGGGTTGTTGTCTGCGGTGTCCCTGTGCTGGAATTAAATGGTTAAGAATTGTTAGTTACACACATTTCTATTTGTA is a window from the Gadus chalcogrammus isolate NIFS_2021 chromosome 8, NIFS_Gcha_1.0, whole genome shotgun sequence genome containing:
- the ndufv2 gene encoding NADH dehydrogenase [ubiquinone] flavoprotein 2, mitochondrial; translation: MFLSSAIRSAVSQTARQVRGLHRSAARAGAGGIFVHRDTADNNPDTPFEFTAENLKRIDAIISMYPVGHKQAATIPVLDLAQRQHGWLPISAMNKVAEVLEVAPMRVYEVATFYTMFLRQPVGKYFIQICTTTPCMLCNSDSILEALKTKLGIKVGETTPDKMFTLIEVECLGACVNAPMVQINDNYYEDLTAEDMDHIIDELKAGRVPPPGPRNGRFSCEPAGGLTSLTEPPPGPGVGVRADL